GCGGGCCTGGGCGTTGCCCTGGCGTTCCGGGCAGGCCTGTTCAACATTGGTGCGCAGGGCCAGATCATCATGGCCGGCATCCTCGCCGCCTGGGTCGGTTTTGCCCTGCACCTTCCCCTGGGCCTGCACCTCCTGCTGGTCCTGGTGGCAGGCATTGTGGGCGGCGCGCTCTGGGGCGGGCTGGTGGGCCTGCTCAAGGCCCGGACAGGGGCCCACGAGGTCATCCTGACCATCATGTTCAACTACATCGCCCTGTACTTCCTGCGATACCTGCTGAACACTCCGGCGTTCCAGCGCCCGGGGGAGTCCAACCCCATCTCGCCCATCCTGGACCCCACTGCCGTCTACCCGCAGATCTTTGGCTCGCAGTACCGCCTGCACCTGGGCTTTCTGCTGGCCATCGCGGCCACCGTCCTGGTGTGGTGGCTCCTGAACCGCTCCACGGTCGGCTTTGAATTCCGGGCCGTGGGGGCCAACCCCAAGGCCGCCCTGACCGCCGGGATCAACGTCTCCCGCTCCACCATCCTGGTGATGGCCATCGCCGGCGCCCTGGCCGGCATGTCCGGCGTCGCCCAGGTGGCCGGCACGGAAAAGGTCCTGACCGACGGGGTCGCGGCGACGTATGGCTTCGACGCCATTACGGTGGCACTGCTGGGACGTTCGACGCCGTGGGGTACCTTCGCCGCCGGCCTGCTGTTCGGCGCCTTCCGCGCCGGCGCCGTGCAGATGCAGATCCAGACGGGAACCCCCATCGACATTGTCCTGGTGGTTCAGTCGCTGATTGTCCTCTTCATTGCGGCCCCGCCCCTGGTGCGGGCCATCTTCGGGCTCAACCCCCGCCGCAAGAAGCCGGTCAAGGCCGGCAAATCCCAGCAGGCAGCAACCACCGGAGGCGCAGCATGAGCGCAACAGCAACATCGCCCCTGCCGGGAAAGGGAACCCCCGGCACAGCGCCCCGCGCAGGCGAGGCACCGGAAACGTCCGGGAAACCGGTGATCTGGAAGACCCCTGTGGTGCTCTCCGGACTGGCCCTGGTGGCCTTCATATTCTTCGGGCTGATGGGTTCTGGGCAGACGGCCAAGTTCGGCATATCCACCGGCAGCGATTTCTTCCAGCTACCAGCCCTCGAAATCCCTGCCATGGCGGGCGGCATCGTGCTCTCAGTCCTGATGCTGGGGCTGGCGGCGTATGCCATCTACCTCAAAACCAGGAACCGGCCAACCCCGGCCTGGCTCACCATCACCTTCACCGTGCTGTTTGTGGCCGCCTTCCTGATCTGGGTTGTGGGCGGAGCACGAACCCCCAGCATCTCGCTGGCCGGGCTCATCGCCGGTTCGGTGACGCTGGCCGTTCCGCTCGTTTTCGGCTCACTGTCCGGCGTGCTGTGTGAGCGCGTGGGCGTGGTTAACATCGCCATCGAGGGTCAGCTCCTCGGCGGTGCGTTCACGGCGGCCATCGTGGCCAGCGTTACCCAAAACCCGTTCGTGGGCCTGCTGGCGGCCGCCGTCGCCGGCGCGGCAGTATCCATGGTGCTGGCAGTATTCAGCATCAAGTACCTGGTCAACCAGATCATTGTGGGTGTGGTGCTCAACGTCCTGGTTTCGGGCGTGACCGGCTTCCTGTTCAGCACCGTTATGCAGGAGAACAAAGCCAGGTTCAACTCCCCGCCCGGCCTGGACATTGTCGAGATCCCGGTCCTCTCCAGCATTCCCATCCTCGGCCCCATCCTGTTCAAGCAGTCCGTGGTGGGGTACCTCATGTACGTCGCCGTCATCGTGGTCTGGGTGGGGCTGTTCAAGACCAAGTGGGGCCTGCGCGTCCGCGCCGTCGGGGAACATCCCCAGGCCGCGGACACCATGGGCATCAAGGTCAACGCCACGCGCTTCTGGAACGTGACCCTGGGAGGTGCCATCGCGGGCATCGGCGGGTCCTTCTTCACCCTCGTGGCGATCGACAGCTTCACCAAAGAGATCTCCGGCGGCCGAGGCTTCATCGCCCTGGCCGCCCTGATCTTTGGCCGGTGGAACCCCATCGGTGCGTTCTTCGCCGCCCTGCTGTTCGGTTTCGCGGACAACCTGCAGAGCATCGTGACCATCATCGGAACCCCGGTGCCCAGCCAGTTCATGGCCATGCTGCCGTACCTGGTCACCGTGCTCGCCGTTGCCGGGCTCGTTGGCCGGTCACGGCCGCCGGCGGCCAGCGGCATCCCCTACGTCAAGGGATGACGGCGATGGAAGCCGGCATCATCGACTGGGATTTGCTCAGGGCAGAGGCAACGCGGGCCATGGAGAACGCTTATGCCCCCTATTCGAAATATCCGGTCGGGGCAGCCGCCCTCACCGCCGACGGAAGGCTGATCAGCGGCTGCAACGTGGAGAACGCCAGCTACGGGCTGACGCTTTGCGCGGAATGCGTCCTGGTGGGAAACCTGCAGATGACCGGCGGCGGCCAGCTGCGCGCCTTCTACTGCGTGGACGCCGCCGGCAACGTGCTGATGCCGTGCGGCCGCTGCCGGCAGCTGCTTTACGAGTTCCGGGCTCCGGCCATGGAACTCATGACCACCCAAGGCATCAAGACGATGGACCAGGTGCTGCCCGACGCATTTGGTCCCCAACATCTGGAGGACTCCGGTGACACAGGTAACTGAAGCGTTCGACGCCGTCGACATTATCCGTACCAAGCGGGACCGCGGGGTCCTCAGCCCGGAGCAGATCGACTGGACCATCGATGCCTATACCCGCGGAGCCATTGCGGAGGAGCAGATGGCCGCGCTGAACATGGCCATTCTGCTCAACGGCATGGACCGCGCAGAGATTTCCCGCTGGACTGCCGCCATGATCGCCTCCGGGGAGCGGATGGACTTCAGCGGCCTCCAGCGGCCCGACGGCGGCACGAAGGTTACCAGCGACAAGCATTCCACCGGGGGAGTCGGTGACAAGATCACCCTCCCGCTGGCCCCGCTGGTCGCCGTGTTCGGCGTAGCCGTCCCGCAACTGTCCGGCCGCGGACTCGGCCACACCGGCGGCACCCTGGACAAGCTGGAATCAATTCCGGGCTGGCGCGCCGACCTGAGCAACGACGAAATGATGGCTCAGCTGCAGGACGTGGGCGCCGTGATCTGCGCTGCGGGAGCCGGACTGGCGCCGGCAGATAAAAAGCTCTATGCCCTGCGCGATGTCACGGGCACGGTGGAAGCCATCCCGCTGATTGCTTCCTCGATCATGAGCAAAAAGATCGCCGAGGGGACCGGGTCACTGGTCCTCGATGTCAAAGTGGGCAGCGGGGCGTTCATGAAGGACGAGGCCCGGGCGCGGGAGCTGGCCGAAACCATGGTGGCGCTGGGTAAGGACGCGGGAGTTAACACTGTTGCTTTGCTGACCAACATGAGCACGCCGCTCGGGCTGACGGCGGGCAACGCGATCGAGGTCGAGGAATCGGTGGAAGTCCTGGCCGGCGGCGGCCCGGAGGATGTGGTGGAACTGACCGTTCGCCTGGCAGCGGAGATGCTGGCATGCGCCGGTGTCCGCGATGCCGATCCCCGCGCCGCCTTGAAGGACGGCCGGGCCATGGACGTCTGGAACAGGATGATTGAGGCGCAGGGAGGTGACCCGAGGGCCAAGCTGCCGGTAGCCAGGGAATCCGAGGTCATCTATGCGCCGGCCGACGGAGTCCTCGTGGAACTCGATGCCCTCGCCGTCGGCGTGGCCGCGTGGCGCCTCGGCGCAGGCCGCGCCCGTAAGGAGGACGCGGTACAGGCAGGGGCCGGGATCCGCATGCACGCGAAGCCCGGCGCGCAGGTCCGGGCCGGTGAACCGCTCCTGACATTGCTCACCGATACTCCGGAAAAGTTTGCGCGCGCCAAGGAATCCCTTGAACATGCGGTCACCATCGCTCCTGAAGGGTCCCGCCCGGCACAACGGCTGATCATCGACCGAATAGCATAGAGACAATGCAGGCCATCAATGACTTCATCCTCGCTGCCGCCGGGCAACCCTGGGTGCTGCTCCTCGTTTTGGCATGCTGCCTCATTGACGGCTTCTTCCCGCCGATCCCCAGCGAATCGGTGGTGGTGGGCCTCGCTGCCGTGGCCGCCACCGCCGACGTGCCCAACCCATGGCTGCTGATGGCCATGGCGGCCCTGGGCGCCTTCGCGGGCGACAACATCGCCTACCTCATCGGACGGCGGGCGGGCACAGCCCGGTGGAGGTGGCAGCGAGGGCCCCGGATGCAAAGCGCGTTCCGGTGGGCCGGTACGGAGCTCAGGAAACGGCCGGCATCGCTGGTCCTTGTGGCGCGGTTTATCCCGATCGGCCGGGTGGCGGTGAATCTGACCGCCGGCGTGACGCACTACCCGCACCTCCGGTTCGTCGGCCTGACTGTCCTTTCGGCAACCCTCTGGGCGTCCTACTCGGTAGGGATCGGCCTGTTCTTTGGCCAGTGGTTCGAGAGCAACCATTTCCTCGGCGCGGTCATCGCCATTGTGTGCGCCGTGGGCCTGGGAATCGTTGTGGACCTGGTCATCAACCGCATCCGCGGCAAGGTTCCGGTGGTGGAGCGCCTGAAGGACCCCGACGTGCAGGAATGACCGCCTGCGGGCGTAGCGGAGGGCATCCCGGCCATGGGACACTAAAGAGCGATATATCTCACGTCCAGCTGCAGCATTTTTTCGTCTAGGAGCAACACCCGCGTGGAGTTTATAAATGAAGCCGTGCTCCATGCGGCGGGCCAATGGTGGATCTACCCCGTCCTGCTCGTGTTTTTCTTTGTTGACGGCTTCGCCATGGTGGTCCCCAGCGAGACCCTGATCGTGGCGCTTGCAGCGTTTTCCAGGCACAGCGGCGAACCCAACATGTGGATTTTGGGTGCTACCGCGCTGGTTGGCGCCATGGCCGGCGACAATATGGCCTTTATGCTCGGCCGGAGGATCGGCCTCGAACGCTGGAAGTGGATGCGCCGGCCCAAAATCCAGAAAGCGTTCGGCTGGGCCCGCTATGAACTCGACAAACGCGGCGCCGTCCTGATTTTCACCGCCCGCTACATCCCGTGGGGCCGCGTGGCAGTGAACTACGTTGCCGGCAGCACAGGATTCGGGCACCGCCGCTTCTTCCTGCTGGATGCTTTTGCCTGCCTCACCTGGGTTGGTTATTCCATCGGCATCGGCCTGCTGGCCAGTTCCTTCCCCTGGCTGCACCACAACCCGCTGCTCAGCGCCGGCATCGCCGTGGTGTTCGCGATCGTGCTGGGCGTCCTTATCGACCACCTGCTGCGGTGGTGGCATAACCACCTGGCCAGCAAGGATGCAAAAACCGTGGACGAATGGCTCGACGGCGGCCCGGACGGGACCCTGCCCCCGCACACCGGAGCTGCCCCGCTGCTGGCCCCCGCATCGGCCGAGGCCGAGCCCGGAAAGTAGCGGCTGGCATAAGCTGCCTGCCGACCCTAAGGTTGGAAGGTGACTGAGCCCATTGTTGACGCTGCCCCTGCCATTGATTTCGACCTGAAGAGCCTGCCGAAGGTTTCCCTTCACGATCATCTGGACGGTGGTCTCCGCCCTGCCACCATCATCGAACTGGCGCAGGCTGTCGGCCACACGCTCCCGTCCACTGATCCTGTGGCCCTGGGCCAATGGTTCCGTGAATCGGCTGACTCCGGCTCGCTGGTCCGGTACCTGGAGACCTTCGACCACACGGTCGCCGTCATGCAGACCAAGGAAGGCCTGTTCCGGGTGGCCAAGGAATTCGTGGAGGACCTCGCGGACGACGGCGTGGTGTACGGCGAAGTGCGCTGGGCGCCGGAGCAGCACCTCCAGCAGGGCCTCTCCCTTGACGAGGCCGTCGAAGCAGTGCAGGAAGGCCTCGAAGCCGGCGTGGACGCCGTGGCGGAAACCGGCCGCGAAATCCAGGTGGGCCAGCTCATCACCGCCATGCGCCATGCCGATCGCGGCCAGGAAATCGCCGAACTGGCCGTGCGCCACCGCAACAAGGGCGCCGTGGGCTTTGACATCGCCGGTGCCGAGGACGGATTCCTGCCGTCCCGGTTCAAGGAGGCGTTCACCTACCTGGCCCAGAACAACTTCCCCGCTACCGTGCACGCCGGCGAAGCCGCCGGACTCGAAAGCATCCAGTCCGCCCTGGTGGACGGCCGGGCCCTGCGCCTGGGCCATGGCGTCCGCATCGCTGAGGACATCATGGTGGAGTTTGACGACGAAGACGACGCCGAGGCCGACGGCGGGGAGGACAGCATTGGCCTGGTCACCCTGGGCGACCTCTCCAGCTGGATCCGGGACCGCGGGATCGCCCTGGAGATCTGCCCTTCCTCGAACCTCCAGACCGGTGCGATCGCCGGCTTCGGTGAGGGCATCGAGAGCCATCCGCTGGACATGCTCTACCAGCTGGGCTTCAACGTCACCATCAACACCGACAACCGGCTGATGAGCGGTGTCACGCTGACCGACGAGTTCGAGCTCCTTGTTGAGACCTTCGACTACGACCTCGATGACCTGCTGGAGCTGACCCTGAACGCCGCCGAGGCATCATTCCTGCCGCTGGAGGAGAAGGAAGCGCTGGTGGAGTACATCAACGACACCTACGCCAACCTTGGCTGACCAGCTTCCCGTCGAACGCCTGGTCAGGGTGATAGCCGAACTGCGGGAGCACTGCCCGTGGATGGCAGCCCTGACGCATGCCTCCTTGGTGGAGTATCTCCTGGAGGAAGCCTTCGAAGTTGCCGAGACCATTGAAACCGGCGCCGATGACACCGAGCTCCGCGGCGAGCTGGGGGACGTGCTGCTGCAGGTGGTGCTGCACGCCCGGCTCGCCGAGGAGCGCGGCTCCTTTACGTTCGACGACGTCGCGCGCGGACTCACTGCCAAGATGGTCCGGCGCAACCCGCACGTCTTCCGGGCCGACGGCACCCTGCAGGACAGTTTCCCGGCCACGGTTGATGAGATCGTCCGGAAATGGGACGCGGTCAAGAGTTCGGAGCGGCCGGAACGCCGTGGCCCCCACGAAGGGATCCCCGACGCCCTGCCCGCACTGGCCAAGGCGCAGAAGTTCATCGACCGGGCAGGCCGCGCAGGATCACCGGTTCCGGCGGGTGAGCTGGCCGAAACCCCGGACGTCACCTCCGAAGCCGAGCTGGGGGAGCTGCTGCTGGCCGTCGTCGGCTCCGCGCACGCCCGGGGATTCGACGCGGAGCGGGCCCTGCGCGGCGCAATCCGCCGGCGGTTCGGCCCGCCATCATGACGTCCGGGTGACGGATGGCGTTCCGTAACGTCCGCCACTCTCGACTACGCTAGTCCCTGACGACGACGTCCCAGTGATTCCGCCAATTTTCAGCTGTTAGACCCACCAAAAATCGCCCCCAAGGAGCAAATCCATGGCGCTTATCGATGCCATCCACGCCCGCGAGATCCTCGATTCCCGAGGCAACCCGACCGTAGAAGTTGAAGTCCTGCTCTCCGACGGCCAGATCGGCCGTGCAGCAGTTCCCTCCGGAGCCTCCACCGGCGAGCACGAAGCCGTTGAGCTTCGTGACGGCGACAAGGGACGTTACCTCGGCAAGGGCGTCCAGAAGGCCGTTGACGCCGTCATCGACCAGATCGCTCCTGCCCTGATCGGCTTCGACGCCACGGACCAGCGCAGCATCGACCAGGCCATGCTGGACCTGGACGGCACCCCCAACAAGAGCAAGCTCGGCGCGAACGCCATCCTGGGCGTGTCCCTGGCCGTGGCCAACGCCGCCGCCGCCTCCGCGGACCTGCCGCTCTACAAGTACCTCGGGGGCCCCAACGCGCACGTCCTCCCCGTCCCGCTGATGAACATCCTCAACGGTGGCTCACACGCGGATTCCGACGTCGACATCCAGGAATTCATGATCGTCCCCATTGGCGCGGAGACCTTCTCCGAGGGCCTGCGCTGGGGCGTTGAGGTCTACCACAACCTCAAGTCCGTGCTGCAGGCCAAGGGCCTCTCCACCGGCCTGGGCGACGAGGGCGGCTTCGCGCCGAACCTCCCCTCCAACCGCGCCGCGCTGGACCTGATCCAGGAAGCCATCAAGAACGCCGGCTACACTCCGGGCAAGGACATCGCGCTGGCCTTGGATGTCGCCTCCTCCGAGTTCTTCAAGGACGGCGCCTACCAGTTCGAGGGCAAGGCACTCTCCGCCACCGAGATGAGCGCTTACTACGCCGAGCTCGTTGCCGACTACCCGCTGGTGTCGATTGAGGACCCGCTGGACGAAAACGACTGGGACGGCTGGAAGACCCTCACCGACAGCATCGGCGACAAGGTCCAGCTCGTCGGGGATGACCTCTTCGTCACCAACCCTGCCATCCTGCAGCGCGGCATCGACACCGGGACGGCCAACTCGCTGCTGGTGAAGGTCAACCAGATCGGTTCACTGACCGAGACCCTGGACGCCGTTTCCCTGGCCCAGCGCGCCGGCTACACCACCATCACCTCACACCGCTCCGGCGAGACCGAGGACACCACCATTGCTGACATCTCCGTTGCCACCAACGCGGGACAGATCAAGACCGGTGCCCCGGCCCGCTCCGAGCGCGTTGCCAAGTACAACCAGCTGCTGCGCATCGAAGAAGAACTCGACGACGCCGCGCGCTACGCCGGCCGCAGCGCGTTCCCGCGTTTCAAGGGCTAGTAGCCGCGTAAATCTCTGACCGGTGGCTATGGTTGAAAGACCATAGCCACCGGTTTTGTTTTGAGGCAGGCCGCACGTTTCAGGAGTGTCATGGCTACCCGCCGTCCCAAAGTTCCCAAAGCAGCTTCCCCACAGCGCGGCACAGCGGATCGTCCCCAGGAAGCCGCCGCTGACACCGCTGACGTGATCCGCGCCCAATTTGGCGGGACGAAGGGCGGCGCCGCCGCTGGCACGGCCGGCCGGCCGGCGGGTGCCGCTGCCCATCCAGGAGCCTCGTCCAGGGCCCCGGGCGCCACGAAGGGCACTCC
The window above is part of the Pseudarthrobacter sp. IC2-21 genome. Proteins encoded here:
- a CDS encoding DedA family protein — its product is MQAINDFILAAAGQPWVLLLVLACCLIDGFFPPIPSESVVVGLAAVAATADVPNPWLLMAMAALGAFAGDNIAYLIGRRAGTARWRWQRGPRMQSAFRWAGTELRKRPASLVLVARFIPIGRVAVNLTAGVTHYPHLRFVGLTVLSATLWASYSVGIGLFFGQWFESNHFLGAVIAIVCAVGLGIVVDLVINRIRGKVPVVERLKDPDVQE
- a CDS encoding ABC transporter permease, which gives rise to MPDEDTPRHVDQHPRTHEKSAAAEETAAVVAVDTAGGAISPSAVPATAQSGKLPGAPDTVLRKIFTGSGVVSVLAVLLALILGGLLIAATDERVATTSGYLFARPTDFLAAVWNAATRSYIALFQGSVFNPRGSGLAVQFAPLMETLTIATPLITAGLGVALAFRAGLFNIGAQGQIIMAGILAAWVGFALHLPLGLHLLLVLVAGIVGGALWGGLVGLLKARTGAHEVILTIMFNYIALYFLRYLLNTPAFQRPGESNPISPILDPTAVYPQIFGSQYRLHLGFLLAIAATVLVWWLLNRSTVGFEFRAVGANPKAALTAGINVSRSTILVMAIAGALAGMSGVAQVAGTEKVLTDGVAATYGFDAITVALLGRSTPWGTFAAGLLFGAFRAGAVQMQIQTGTPIDIVLVVQSLIVLFIAAPPLVRAIFGLNPRRKKPVKAGKSQQAATTGGAA
- a CDS encoding adenosine deaminase; protein product: MTEPIVDAAPAIDFDLKSLPKVSLHDHLDGGLRPATIIELAQAVGHTLPSTDPVALGQWFRESADSGSLVRYLETFDHTVAVMQTKEGLFRVAKEFVEDLADDGVVYGEVRWAPEQHLQQGLSLDEAVEAVQEGLEAGVDAVAETGREIQVGQLITAMRHADRGQEIAELAVRHRNKGAVGFDIAGAEDGFLPSRFKEAFTYLAQNNFPATVHAGEAAGLESIQSALVDGRALRLGHGVRIAEDIMVEFDDEDDAEADGGEDSIGLVTLGDLSSWIRDRGIALEICPSSNLQTGAIAGFGEGIESHPLDMLYQLGFNVTINTDNRLMSGVTLTDEFELLVETFDYDLDDLLELTLNAAEASFLPLEEKEALVEYINDTYANLG
- a CDS encoding thymidine phosphorylase, giving the protein MTQVTEAFDAVDIIRTKRDRGVLSPEQIDWTIDAYTRGAIAEEQMAALNMAILLNGMDRAEISRWTAAMIASGERMDFSGLQRPDGGTKVTSDKHSTGGVGDKITLPLAPLVAVFGVAVPQLSGRGLGHTGGTLDKLESIPGWRADLSNDEMMAQLQDVGAVICAAGAGLAPADKKLYALRDVTGTVEAIPLIASSIMSKKIAEGTGSLVLDVKVGSGAFMKDEARARELAETMVALGKDAGVNTVALLTNMSTPLGLTAGNAIEVEESVEVLAGGGPEDVVELTVRLAAEMLACAGVRDADPRAALKDGRAMDVWNRMIEAQGGDPRAKLPVARESEVIYAPADGVLVELDALAVGVAAWRLGAGRARKEDAVQAGAGIRMHAKPGAQVRAGEPLLTLLTDTPEKFARAKESLEHAVTIAPEGSRPAQRLIIDRIA
- a CDS encoding cytidine deaminase, producing the protein MEAGIIDWDLLRAEATRAMENAYAPYSKYPVGAAALTADGRLISGCNVENASYGLTLCAECVLVGNLQMTGGGQLRAFYCVDAAGNVLMPCGRCRQLLYEFRAPAMELMTTQGIKTMDQVLPDAFGPQHLEDSGDTGN
- a CDS encoding ABC transporter permease, whose translation is MSATATSPLPGKGTPGTAPRAGEAPETSGKPVIWKTPVVLSGLALVAFIFFGLMGSGQTAKFGISTGSDFFQLPALEIPAMAGGIVLSVLMLGLAAYAIYLKTRNRPTPAWLTITFTVLFVAAFLIWVVGGARTPSISLAGLIAGSVTLAVPLVFGSLSGVLCERVGVVNIAIEGQLLGGAFTAAIVASVTQNPFVGLLAAAVAGAAVSMVLAVFSIKYLVNQIIVGVVLNVLVSGVTGFLFSTVMQENKARFNSPPGLDIVEIPVLSSIPILGPILFKQSVVGYLMYVAVIVVWVGLFKTKWGLRVRAVGEHPQAADTMGIKVNATRFWNVTLGGAIAGIGGSFFTLVAIDSFTKEISGGRGFIALAALIFGRWNPIGAFFAALLFGFADNLQSIVTIIGTPVPSQFMAMLPYLVTVLAVAGLVGRSRPPAASGIPYVKG
- a CDS encoding DedA family protein, which codes for MEFINEAVLHAAGQWWIYPVLLVFFFVDGFAMVVPSETLIVALAAFSRHSGEPNMWILGATALVGAMAGDNMAFMLGRRIGLERWKWMRRPKIQKAFGWARYELDKRGAVLIFTARYIPWGRVAVNYVAGSTGFGHRRFFLLDAFACLTWVGYSIGIGLLASSFPWLHHNPLLSAGIAVVFAIVLGVLIDHLLRWWHNHLASKDAKTVDEWLDGGPDGTLPPHTGAAPLLAPASAEAEPGK
- a CDS encoding MazG nucleotide pyrophosphohydrolase domain-containing protein, giving the protein MAALTHASLVEYLLEEAFEVAETIETGADDTELRGELGDVLLQVVLHARLAEERGSFTFDDVARGLTAKMVRRNPHVFRADGTLQDSFPATVDEIVRKWDAVKSSERPERRGPHEGIPDALPALAKAQKFIDRAGRAGSPVPAGELAETPDVTSEAELGELLLAVVGSAHARGFDAERALRGAIRRRFGPPS
- the eno gene encoding phosphopyruvate hydratase → MALIDAIHAREILDSRGNPTVEVEVLLSDGQIGRAAVPSGASTGEHEAVELRDGDKGRYLGKGVQKAVDAVIDQIAPALIGFDATDQRSIDQAMLDLDGTPNKSKLGANAILGVSLAVANAAAASADLPLYKYLGGPNAHVLPVPLMNILNGGSHADSDVDIQEFMIVPIGAETFSEGLRWGVEVYHNLKSVLQAKGLSTGLGDEGGFAPNLPSNRAALDLIQEAIKNAGYTPGKDIALALDVASSEFFKDGAYQFEGKALSATEMSAYYAELVADYPLVSIEDPLDENDWDGWKTLTDSIGDKVQLVGDDLFVTNPAILQRGIDTGTANSLLVKVNQIGSLTETLDAVSLAQRAGYTTITSHRSGETEDTTIADISVATNAGQIKTGAPARSERVAKYNQLLRIEEELDDAARYAGRSAFPRFKG